In Ornithinibacter aureus, the genomic stretch CGTGCGTCGACCCCCTCTCCTCGTCCTGACCTCGCTCGTCGCCCTCGTGCTGACCGGCGCGATCTTCGGCTTCTTCTACGCCTGGGTCTGCTCGACCATGTGGGGCCTGGACGACGCCGACCCGCGCGTGGCGATCGCGGCGATGCAGGCCATGAACGCCTCCGTGCGCAACGCCGTCTTCTTCCCGGCGTTCTTCCTCACCCCGGTCGCCTTGTGCGTCGCCGCGAGTGTCGCGCACCGGTACCGCCATCGGGCATCGGCCGCGTTGTTCCTCGCCGCGGCGGGCATTTACACGCTCGGCGGGCTGCTGTTGACCATGGCGATCAACGTGCCGATGAACGAAACCCTGGGCGCGATGGCGGTTCCGGAGTCCCGGGAGGCCGCTGCACTCATCTGGGCCGACTACTCGGGCCGCTGGCAGCGCTGGAACATCACGCGAACGGTGGCCAGCGGCACCAGCCTCGTGCTCGCGACGCTGGCCATCCTTGCCCTGCGGACGTCCTCGACCGACAAGGGCCTCGGCGAGGCCGCGGCCCACGTTTCTGCGGCCCACGTTTCTGCGGCCCAC encodes the following:
- a CDS encoding DUF1772 domain-containing protein, yielding MRRPPLLVLTSLVALVLTGAIFGFFYAWVCSTMWGLDDADPRVAIAAMQAMNASVRNAVFFPAFFLTPVALCVAASVAHRYRHRASAALFLAAAGIYTLGGLLLTMAINVPMNETLGAMAVPESREAAALIWADYSGRWQRWNITRTVASGTSLVLATLAILALRTSSTDKGLGEAAAHVSAAHVSAAHVTAAHRTAAPDGVARVH